The DNA sequence GAATATCGTGGGAAGCACTTGCCACATTCTGAACATTTGtatggtttctctcctgtgtgacCTCTTTCATGTACAACAAGAAGACGTTTTGTTGAGAAGCATTTGCTACATTCTGAACATTTAAATGGTTTcactcctgtgtgagtcctctgGTGTTGAATAAGAGTAGCATGTTGTGAGAAGCACTTGTCGCATTCTGAACATTTATATGGTTTCaatcctgtgtgaattctctggtgtacagTAAGATCATAAGATCGAGGGAAGTacttgtcacattctgaacatttatatgttttttctcCTGTGTGAGTCTTCTGGTGTTTAGTAAGATTATTATATTGTGTGAAGCACTTGTCACATTCtaaacatttaaatgttttttctccTGTGTGAGCCTTCTGGTGCATAACAAGATGGTGCCTATGAGAGAAGTACTTGCCACATTCTGAACATTTAAatggtttctctcctgtgtgaattctctggtgtacagTAAGAATATAACCTCTTGAGAAGCACTTGCCACATTCTGAACATTTAAatggtttctctcctgtgtgacCTCTTTCATGTACAACAAGGTAACTTTTTGTTGAGAAGCGTTTGCTACATTCTGAACATTTAAATGGTTTCactcctgtgtgaattctctggtgtaaagTAAGAGCATAACGTTTTGAGAAGCGCTTGCCACATTCTGAGCATTTAAAAGGTTTCactcctgtgtgaattctctggtgtaaagTAAGAGCATAACGTTTTGAGAAGCGCTTGCCACATTCTGAACATTTAAATGGTTTCactcctgtgtgaattctctggtgtaaagTAAGAGCATAACAATTTGAGAAGCGCTTGCCACATTCTGAACATTTAAATGGTTTCactcctgtgtgaattctctggtgtaaagTAAGAGCATAACGATTTGAGAAGCGCTTGCCACATTCTGAACATTTAAATGGTTTCactcctgtgtgaattctctggtgtacagTAAGAGCCCAATGTTTTGAGAAGCGCTTGCCACATTCTGAACATTTAAATGGTctctctcctgtgtgaattctcAGGTGTAAAGCAAGAGTTCTAGATTGTGAGAAGCCCTTGCCACATTCTGAACACTTAAATGGCTTCAGTCCAGTGTGAATACTCTGATGAATATCAAGTTCTGACTTACAAGTAAAACTTTTCTGGGACTCTGAGCACTCATACAGTTTGTGCGTGACTTGACTCATTGCGTGTTGATGAAGATCTGTTTAGCTGTAAAATGACCTATGAGAAAGAAAAAATTGATGTAAACTCAGAAAGCGTTTTTGAGACTTTTGTAATTTAACCATTTTGTCATTGCACACAGCAGATTTAGGTAATGAAAACCCATTACTCTGATAAGAGTATAGATGGATGGCTTTACTGTTttcttagtttaaccacttcccactcatAATATTAGCAAAATATGGCCTCAGGGTGGTTCTCCAGTTCAGGAAGGATGTCCAGGAACATTCTCCCAGTTGTAccagacacagcagatcacagtgcTCAGTACCCGGCTGCTGTGAACGAGTGGTCCAGCTGTAATGTGatcgttgtgaccaatcacagctgatcacatgataacatGTAAATAAACTATCATGAATGGCTTTCGCTCATGATAGCTTAATTACTATTGTGATTGCGGTGATCAATCACAATAATCCCATAGTACAAGGCCATTCACAGTGGCCTTGAAGCATGTGATTGCTGTAGCCAATTACAGAAATCAGAACAGTAAGCaggctgtcatgaatgaaagccatttatgATCGTGCTGTTATAGGCATAATCACTGTAACAAGCAagcacagtgtaaaaaaataaataaaataatttcacCTTTTTAGCATAGTGCAgagtcactatggtaacactgcactactctggtgaccgtatgtaaacataaaaaaataaaaatggtagaaaacaagtgtttttttcttttttatttgcatactgtcaccagtcagtatctctTATCACCACTGCGCCAGTTGCAGTGTTCCTGATCTCCAccataccagtcatattgtccctgatctccacaccagttacagtatccctgatcaccgccataccagttacagtatccctgatccCTGCCACAGctgttacagtgtccctgatcatgaccacaccagttacagtatccatAATCATTGCCACAGCAGTTAAAATATTCCTAATTGCTGTCAAACCAGTTACAGCATCCCTGATCACCACATGAATTACAGTATCACTGCCACAGCAGTTAGTGCCCCTGATCACTGCAACACCAGTTACAGTGACCCTGATCACCTTCACAGCAATTACAGTGAccctgatcaccatcacagcaTTGTATAACCATAGTAACTTGTTTAAATGTGCAATGCCCTCAAAAAAAGCCATCTATGTCCAGATtgttcttcagagagcatttggcagGCAGTAAGAAGGCATTATATCGCCTCCTCACTACCtaatttaaccccttggaccccacacaagcaactccattcacttgaatgggtcacgattgGCAGACATACATGAGGTATAATTCCTGTCACAGCTTCAAAACTAAGCATCACTGCCATGGCAGGTATACTCCCCCAGCCACTGCCTCTGCAGATAAATGTTGTAGTGGTTCAGGGATGGTAAAACTGTGATTTAAATGCAAGGTTATACTGTCCACAAACCTtaggtgtgaacgagcccttatagTGTAGCCAGTCACAGTTCTCTGATCATCACCCCACCGGCCATagtgccaccagaccagtgtagccagGATCAGTGTTCCTGATTTGCCTGTTTATTGAACACATTTCTTTCTGTTGCCTGGATGTTAACCAGGTCTCTGCCTGCACCCGACCTGACCCATCTGCACGTCTGATTGACTATGTTCCTGCAAAACACCAGTCCcttgtggacaactgcactcctggaaccaaagGAACTCTTTTCTTCTTAATACAAAAAGAGAAAATTGGTcacaggactttaaatgaggcaaatcACTTCAAAAATATAATAGTACACATGATTAATAATTTTATTGCATGGTAGCAGATTATATATTCACAGTTTATAAAcataataaataaccaataaaaaaagaaagaacgtATTGAGCTGTACCATATTAGATTGTCATAGTATGTTATAAACTCATAAAAAATTTATATTCGTATACATGATTATTTATGATAGAAATATATGATTACAAAACACATAATGATCCACACATTTCAAAGC is a window from the Aquarana catesbeiana isolate 2022-GZ linkage group LG03, ASM4218655v1, whole genome shotgun sequence genome containing:
- the LOC141133402 gene encoding uncharacterized protein isoform X1 yields the protein MSQVTHKLYECSESQKSFTCKSELDIHQSIHTGLKPFKCSECGKGFSQSRTLALHLRIHTGERPFKCSECGKRFSKHWALTVHQRIHTGVKPFKCSECGKRFSNRYALTLHQRIHTGVKPFKCSECGKRFSNCYALTLHQRIHTGVKPFKCSECGKRFSKRYALTLHQRIHTGVKPFKCSECGKRFSKRYALTLHQRIHTGVKPFKCSECSKRFSTKSYLVVHERGHTGEKPFKCSECGKCFSRGYILTVHQRIHTGEKPFKCSECGKYFSHRHHLVMHQKAHTGEKTFKCLECDKCFTQYNNLTKHQKTHTGEKTYKCSECDKYFPRSYDLTVHQRIHTGLKPYKCSECDKCFSQHATLIQHQRTHTGVKPFKCSECSKCFSTKRLLVVHERGHTGEKPYKCSECGKCFPRYSDLTVHQRIHTGVKPYKCSECDKCFLQHVHLTQHLKTHTGEKAFKCSECDKCFSRKDHLTRHSLVNHQKAHTGEKPFECSECGKFFSRNDHLTRHQKTHRRNHLNVQNVTRASQVKEEDK